ATGGGCGAGAGTTTTTAATTGTTTACTTGTAGTCTTAACCCATTTTTCATGACCATAGCCTAAGCTGCTAACACCGATTCCACTAGTGAAATCTAAATATTTATTGTTATTCGTATCATAAAGATAAACACCTTCGCCATGACTTATTACAGGCTCTAATCTTCCGTAACTATTTACAATATGTTCTTTTGCTTCATTAAAATTATATGACATAAAAACACCCCCGGTTATTCAGTTTATGCCCTTTAGGGTACCCTGTGGGCAGTTTGCAATTTACAGTTTGTAGTTGTAGGTCAGTTGTAAGTTCAGTAATGAGTTAACAGTTGAGAGTTTTTGGGAAATACTTAATTAAAAGTTAAGTATTGAATTTCTTTTGAATTACAACTATCAGCTCATTCTAGTAGATTATTGTTCCTATACCTTCTGGTGAGAATAATTCTAGAAGGAGAGAATGAGGTACACGGCCATCAAGAATAGTTGCTTTTTCGACACCCATTCTGATTGCTTCAACACAACAATCAATTTTAGGAATCATCCCACCTTTAATTACACCTTCTAGGCATAATTTAGGTATTTGGTGAAGTCTTAATGTGCTGATTAGAGAAGAAATATCTTTTGGATCTTTCATTACTCCTGGTACATCAGTAAGAAGTATTAATCTTTCAGCTTTCAAAGCAGATGCAATTTTTGCTGCACAAGTATCGGCATTTATATTGTAGGCCTTGTTATCAGTTTCTCCTAAAGCAACACTACCAACAACAGGTATATATCCTGAATTTATAGTGGTTTTTAGTATTTCTGTATTAACTTTGGTTATTTCACCAACATAACCTAAATCACTATCAGATTCCATTTTTTTAGCTTTTATAAGAGAGCCATCCATTCCACATAAACCAATAGCTTTCCCACCAAACTTTCCTATTAAAGAAACTAAATCTTTATTAACTTTTCCACCTAAGACCATTTGAACTACTTCAATAGTAGTATCATCAGTATATCTTAAGCCATTAATAAATTCACTTTTGTGATTTAATCTATTTAATAAATCAGAGATATCAGGTCCTCCACCGTGTACAACAACAGGTTGAATTCCAACACATTTCATTAATATGATGTCATTTATTACAGTTTCACGAAGTTCTTCGCTTATCATTGCATTTCCACCATATTTTACAACGATTGTTTTTCCATAGTATTGCTGAATATAAGGCAAAGCTTTAACTAATATCTCAGCTCTTTCAGTATGATCCAATTTAAATCCCCCAATCTTGGTTCAGTTAAGAGTTATAAGTTTCGAGTTATGAGTTTGGGAGAAATTCCGAAACAATTTCATCAATAAACTCATAACTGTTAAATCCTAACTGCCTCTAGCTTCTATAGTCTCCATTTATTTTTACGTATTCATAACTTAAATCACAACCCCAAACGTAAGCACTATGATTACCTAAAAATAAATTGACTTTTATAACAATTTCTTTTTCGTTTAAGACTTTTTTTGCTATGCCTTCATCAAAAGGTAGAGAACTTCCTGCTTCGCAAACCTTTATAGAACCAGCAGAGCTTTCAAAAGTAACATCTACTTTTTCTGTATCAAAATCAATGTCGGCATAGCCAAGTGCACATAAAATTCTTCCCCAATTTGCATCGCTTCCAAACATTGCTGTTTTAACCAAACTTGAGTTAATAACGCTTTTTCCTAAAACAACAGCATCCTTGTCACTTTTGGCACCTATTATTTGACATTCTAATAATTTTGTAGCACCTTCTCCATCTTTAGCAATATTTTTAGCCATAATTGTACTTAAGTCAGTAAGTGCATTTAAGAAGGCATCATAATTTTCATCCTTTTTAGTTATAGTTGGATTTTCAGCTGAACCATTAGCTAATATTAATACCATATCATTAGTACTTGTATCTCCATCAACGCTTACTCTATTGTAAGTCACATTAACAGTTGATTTTAAGGCTTCGTGCAATAATTCTGGAGAAATAGATAAATCAGTAGTAATGAAAGAAAGCATTGTTCCCATGTTTGGTTCAATCATTCCAGAACCCTTTGCCATTGCTCCAATTGTTATTTTTTTATCTCCAATATAAAATTCCAAAGCTAATTGTTTTTGGAAAGTATCAGTAGTCATAATAGCTTCTGATGCATCGTTAGAGCCTTCCATTGATAAATTTTCAGTAAGTAGTGGAATGCCATTTTTTATAGCATCTATATTTAATGGAACCCCAATTACCCCAGTAGACGCAACTAAAACATCATCAGTTTTTAATTTTAATTCTTTAGCTTGTAGTGAAGCCATTTTTTTTGCCTTTTGTAATCCATCATCGCCAGTACAAGTATTTGCATTACCACTATTTATTATTATTGCTTGTGCTTTTTTGTTAGTTAAATGCTCTTTTGTAATGTAAATCGGAGCACCTTTAACTTTATTTTTAGTGTACATTCCAGCAGCAGCAGCTGGTACTTCTGAATAAATTAAGGCCAAATCTTTTTTTAGACTACCTGGCTTTAAGCCACAATGTATTCCAGAAGCTAAGAATCCTTTAGGAGCAGTAACTCCACCATTTATATATTTTATATCCAAATTTATAACCCCCTTTAATCAGCTTGTATTTACAGTTAAAACGCTGGTGCAATTAGGTTTAAGCCATCTGTTTCTTCAAACCCAAGAATTATATTCATGTTTTGAATTGCTTGTCCGGCAGCTCCTTTAACCATGTTATCTATTGTACTTACAACAATTATTTGATCTTTTCTGTGATTTAAGTGCAGTGATATATGACAATCATTTGTTAATCGAACATTTTTTATTGAAGCGATTTCCCCAAGTGGTAAAACATTAACAAAAGGTTCGTCTTTATAAGCAGCTACATATAGTTTATGAATTTCTTCAAGATTAACAGTATCTTTAGTAGAGCAGTAGATGGTAGAAAGAATGCCCCTGTTAATTGGAAGTAAGTGAGGCGTAAAAGTCACATTTACTTTTTCCTTTGCCATAACAGATAAGGTTTCTTCAATTTCAGGAGTATGTCTATGAGCTCCAACTTTGTAAGGTGCAAAGGTTTCATTTTCCTCTGGGAAATGAGTATTTAAGGTTAAACCTCTTCCGGCACCAGTAGTTCCAGATTTAGAATCACAAATGATATTATCTAATTTTATTAAAGAATTTTTAAGTAGTGGCATTAATCCAAGTTCAATAGTTGTTGGATAGCAGCCAGGGTTAGCAATTAAAGAACATTCTTTAATTTTTGCTCTATTTAGTTCTGGAAGTCCATAAATACTGCTTGCATGAATTTCTGGTTGAGTGAATTTCTTGCCATACCATAACTCATATTCTTCTTCATTAGATAATCTAAAATCAGCACCCATATCAATGCAAATCTTATTGCTGTCAATTGCTTTTTTGGCAATATCTTCACTTAAGCCATGAGGTAAAGCAGTGAAAATTACATCAGATTTTTCTATAACATCTTCTGCAGTTTCACAAACTAAATTTGTTTTATTTAAAAAGTTTTTATATACATTACTAATCTCTTGTCCTTCAAAGGAAACTGAGCTTAAAGCAGCAATTTCAACTTTAGGATGAGATAATAATAATCTTAAAAGTTCGGCACCAACATATCCTGTGGCACCAATTATTCCGATCTTAGTCATATAGTTACCCCCCGTTTGTTCAGTTTACAGTTTATGCCCTTTAGGGTACCCTGTGGGCAATTTATAGTTCACAGTGAAATGCGTAATTTGCAGTTCAAGCGTGTAATGCATTGTTAGCTGTAGGTTTTCTGAATTTAATATTATTGCTTTTAAGTATTTGTGATTTTTTGCTTATTACTAATAATTACAGTTAACAGCTATGGAAGAAGCTATAGAAACAAGCATCTTTCCTTAACTGTTAACCGCTGAGTTTTTTACAATAAATAATTGATATCTGCTTATCAATAAATTATGATTAATCGTCAATTGTTATCTGTTCATCAATAAAATATAATTAATTAACAATTGATATTTAAGCATTGATCGTTGCTTTTGTTGTTTCAATAAAAGTTTCCAATGCTGTGATTTGCATCTTAACTGATTCTGTAGAAGGGCCACCGATAACTTTACGTTCTTCTACACAAGTTAATAGATCTATAGCATGATAAATATCTTCTTCAAAAATAGGAGAGAAGACCTTAAGTTCTTCGAGAGATAATTCTTCAATCATTTTATTTTCTTTTATGCAGGTTAGAACTATTTCTCCAACTACTTCATGTGCATTTCTGAATGCCATTCCTTTTTTAACTAGGTAATCAGCTACATCTGTAGCATTAGTAAAACCAAGACCTGCACCTTTTCTCATGTTTTCTTTTTTTACTTTCATAGTTTTAATCATTCCACAGAAAGTTTTAAGTGAAAGAGTAACAGTATCTATTCCATCGAAAAGAGCTTCTTTATCTTCTTGCATATCTTTATTATAAGCAAGAGGAATTCCTTTCATTACAGTAAGTAAAGTCATAAGGTCTCCATAAACTCTTCCAGTTTTACCTCTAACTAATTCAGCCACATCAGGATTTTTCTTTTGTGGCATAATGCTGCTTCCAGTACTGTAAGCATCATCAAGTTCTACAAAACTAAATTCGTTTGTGCACCAAAGAATAACTTCTTCTGAAAACCTTGATAAATGCATCATTATCATTGAAAGACACGAAAGTGTTTCAATAACGTAATCTCTATCAGATACAGAATCTAAACTGTTTAAGGTAACCTTTGAAAAACCAAGATCACGAGCTACAGCTTCTCTATCTATTGGATAAGTAGAAGTAGCTAAGGCTCCAGAGCCTAGAGGCATTTCATCAACACGTTTATAACAGTCGGATAATCTTCCTATATCTCTTTTAAACATTTCAGCATAAGCCAAAAGATGATGTGCAAAAGTAATTGGTTGAGCTTTTTGCATATGAGTATATCCAGGCATTATTGTATCTATGTTTTCTTTAGCTTTTTCTAGAAGAACTTCTTCTAAAGCTAATATATCCTCGTTTATTCCTATAATTGCTTTCTTTAAATGTAGTCTTAAGTCTAAGGTAACTTGGTCATTTCTGCTTCTTCCAGTGTGAAGCATTTTTCCATATTCGCCAATATAATAGGTTAAAGTACCTTCAATAAAACTATGAATATCTTCAGAAGTTTCATCAACTTCAATAACTCCATTTTCCATTCTCTTTAGTATTTCAAGAAGGCCAGAAGTAATTCTATCACTAGCCTCCTTGGAAATTATGTTTTGGTTTCCAAGCATTGATGCATGAGCGAGACTTCCTTCGATATCTTCTTTATACATTCTTGAATCAACATTAATAGAAGAATTGAAATCATTAACTAATTTATCTGTACCTTTTTTAAACCGTCCGCCCCAAAGCTTCATTATATCTCCTCTTTCTTTATTTTTTCTTTCATTTTAGCATTTACCACTGTTGGTAGACCAAATAGATTTATGAATCCAGCTGAATCTTTTTGATCATATACGCCATCTTCTCCAAAAGTTGCATATTCTTCGCTATATAATGAGTAAGGAGAAGTCATACCAGCATTTACAAGATTTCCTTTATATAATTTTAATTTGATTTCTCCTGTAACTGTTTCTTGAGTCTTTTTAACAAATTCATATAATGCTTCTCTAAGTGGAGTAAACCATTGGCCATTATAAACTAAATCAGCAAATTTTAATGCTATTTGTTCTTTATAATGAGCTGTTTCTTTATCTAAGCAAAGTTCTTCTAAATCTTTATGAGCCTTGTAAAGAATAGTTCCACCTGGAGTTTCGTATACTCCTCTTGATTTCATACCAACAAGTCTGTTTTCTACCATGTCAGTAATACCAATAGCGTTTTCTCCGCCTATTTTATTTAATTCATCTAATAATTCAACGCTGTTCATCTTTTTGCCATTTAAAGCAACTGCAATACCTTTTTCAAAAGTTAATGTAATGTAAGTAGCTTCATTTGGTGCAGCTTCTAAAGTCTTACAAAGTTCTAAAATCTTATCATATTGAGGCTCATTTTCAGGAAATTCTAAATCTAAACCTTCATGACTTAAATGCCAGATGTTTTTATCTTTGCTGTAGTTTGTTTCACGATTGATTTTTAATGGAATATTTTTTGCTTCTGCATAATCTATTTCATCTTCTCTTGATTTGATGTCCCAAATTCTCCATGGAGCAATTATTGCCATTTCAGGTGCAAAAGCTTTAACAGCCATTTCAAATCTTACTTGGTCATTTCCTTTACCAGTACATCCGTGACAAATTGCATCTGCGCCTTCTTTTTTAGCTATTTCAACTAATCTTTTTCCGATCAATGGTCTTGCAAAGGATGTACCAAGAAGATATTTACCTTCGTAGATAGCACCAGCTTGAATAGTAGGGAAGATATAATCATCAACAAATTCTTGAGTTAAATCTTCTATATATAATTTTGATGCTCCTGTTTTTATTGCTTTTTCTTCTAAACCATCTAGTTCATCTTTTTGACCAACATTACCACATACAGCAATTACTTCACATCCGTAATTCTCCTTAAGCCATGGAATAATGATTGATGTATCTAAACCTCCTGAATATGCTAATACTACTTTGTTATACTTTGCCATTTAATAGCCCTCCTCAATGATAAAATGTATTTAATTCATTCATATACTTAATAATGGAAGATATATAAAAGAAATTTCTAACTTGTCTCTGTTTATAATTATACAATTGTAATGAATAATAATCAAGGGGGAAATATAATATTATTCATGAAATTTTAAATAATATACAGAAAAAGAATAGAAAAGATGCATAAAACTATGATTTTATGCATGAAAAAATATTGTGTATAACTATGCAAGTGGCATGCATAATTATATAAAAAGGACGAGCAAAGTGAATTGTTAATTTAAAGAATATTTTCCAGACTTGGTATTTGCAATTTCTTTAGATGCTCTGTATTGTGTTTGAGTAAATGTAAAGAGGCGTGAGCCTCAATTTCATCGCCATGAACTAGGTATGTAGATAATTTTACTGCTTCATTTAATAAATTATCGAACTCTTGATGGCTAAGATAAATAGATGTTAATAGATTTTTTTCTCCGATTAGATTTAATAATTGAAGAGATTTATCATAGGCTTCTTCATATTCTCCAGCTGTAATTTCTAATTCTATATTTTCAGTTTCAAGTTTTATATCATCACATAAAGCAAGAATGGAGCTATTTAAAATGTATACACAAAACATGGTGAATATAAATATAAGTATTGACAATAATGCATTCCTCATTTCATATACTCCTTTTCATATTTATCAAAAAGCTGATATTTGAATTTACCTTCAGTATCATATAAGGCTATAAGAACATGTTTTATTGATGAAATATTATGTTTTTCAAGTAAATTTAGTATCCATTTTTCATCTTTATCCATACAAGTTAAGGAGTTTTTATTTATTTTGCCATCGGAAATTAATACTTTAGGCAATTTAGCTTCAGTATTTTTTGAAGTATTTTCAGAGTTTGAAATTGTTTTTTTAGTAGAATTATAATTCATCGGTAGTATAGATATCTGACCATCATTTTCTAAAATTGCATATTGAATTTCATCAAGATTAAAGTAATTTGCAAGACGTAACTCTTCTAATAATTCATCAATATTTAATTGCTGCTTTTTTAGGGTTGAATAATTTATTTTGCCTTTATTGATTAATATGCAGGGTTCGCCATCTACAAATTTTCTAGTGGATTGAAATTTTAATACAATTTGAGTTAATATTGTTTTTAAAAATAATAAAGTTATTATTGGAATAATTCCTAATAGCAAAGGAAGCCTTGTATCCTGCATTGGTAAGGAGGCTAAATCAGAAATCATAATAGTTATTACAAATTCATAGGGTTGGAGTTCGCCGATTTGCCTTTTTCCCATTAATCTCATTGTAAGAACAACTAATAGATATAAAATTGCAGTTCTAATTGATATTACAAACATAAAAAAAACACCTCTTCAAATAATATCTACAAAAATAAAATTAATATTCATTTGTATTTGCTGTTTTATTCTGTATTCAAAAAATTCGTTTATCTTTTGTAGAAAAAATGTATATAATATAATTGGAGTATTTTATTAAATTTGAAGAAATTAAATTAATTGAGTATATATTTAGAAATAATGGGTGATTCGGTAAATACTCTTAGGGAAGGTTGATTTCAGAGGATTACTTAATATTATTGGAAGGAAAGGGCAATTTATATGGACAATAAAAATGGGTTGAATTTTAAAGATTATACTATCAAGGCTGAAAAAGGATTAACATTTTATGAATTGATAATTAGTAATTGTAAAGATAGAATTGATGAAGTTGCAATATGCAAATTAAATGGTAAGTATCATGAATTAACTGAAATAATAGAGGACGATGGAGAAGTTGAACTTATTGGATTTGATACAGAACTCGGGATTAAAATTTATACGAGAACCTTACAATTTATCTTTATAAAAGCAGCTTTGGATTTATTTCCAGATTCAAAGATAACAATACAACATTCTATAAGTGGTGCAGTATATGGGGAAGTAAATAAAGAGGCACCTTTAAGTAAGGGTGATATTGATAAAATCAAAGTAAAAATGCAAGAGCTTATAAGCAGAAATGTACCGATAAAGAGTATTAGGACCTCAAAAGAAGAGGCTATTAAAATATTTGAAAAATATAACATGTATGATAAAGTTAAGCTTCTAAAATATTACGATATAAAATATGTTCATTTATATGAACTTGAAGGAAGATATGATTATTTTTATGGACATATGGGGTATTCTACAAGTATAATTAAACTTTTTGATGTATTTAAATATGAATCAGGCTTTATATTGCAAAGGCCAAAGAGAAGAAATTTAAGTGAACTTGCTGAATTTGTAGAACAAAAAAGTCTTACTAAAATTTTTATTGAAACTGAGAGATGGCTTAATATACTTGGAATTGAAGATGTAGGAAGTTTAAATGAAAGAATACTTAATAATGAATTAATAAATATAATTATGGTTTCAGAGGGACTTCATGAAAAGAAAATTGCAAATATTGCAGATGAAATTTTAAATAGAAAAGATGTAAAGATTATTCTTATAGCAGGTCCATCCTCTTCGGGTAAAACTACTTTTGCCAATAGATTGAGTGTACAACTTAGGGTTAATGGATTAATTCCTATGCCATTATCTTTAGATAATTATTTTGTAAATCGTGTCGATACTCCTAAGGATGAAAATGGCGAATATGATTTCGAAACAATTGATGCATTGGATTTGAAATTATTAAACGAGAATTTAGAAGCCTTAATGAGTGGAGAAGAAGTGGAACTTCCGATTTATAATTTTAAAAAAGGAGAAAAGGAATGGAATGGTTATAAAGTTAAGCTACCTAAAAATGGAGTTTTGCTTTTAGAAGGGATTCATGGTTTGAATCCAAAATTGATTTCTAATAAACTAAATAGCAATGTGTTTAAAATATATATATCAGCATTAACTCAATTAAATATTGATAATCACAATAGAATTTCTACAACAGATGTTAGAAAAGTAAGAAGAATTGTAAGAGATTCCTTATCAAGGGGCTATGATGCAGAATCAACTTTAAAAATGTGGGATTCAATTAAAAGAGGGGAAAGAAAAAATATATTTGTTTATCAAGAAGAAGCAGATGTTGCATTTAATTCAACTTTAGTTTATGAACTTGGAGTGTTGAAACCATATGCTTTAAAGGAACTAAATAAAATAACAGAAGAAAGTCCAGTATATTCTGAAGCAATAAGATTAAAAGCGTTTTTGAGTTTCTTTAATGAAATTGATATAGAGGAAGTGCCTAAAAATTCTTTGTTAAGAGAATTTATTGGAGGATCTATTTTCTATGAATATTAAGAAATATGAACTTGTTATGTAATTAACAATTAATAGTTAAATAAGCAAGAATAAAAAATGATTTTTTTGATTTATTGTATATTTGAAAAGAGTTTAGGGGGATACGAATTGGTACTAATTAAATTTAAATCGTTATATAATTAACTAAACTTGACACTTAAAAATAAATATGTGATACTAAAATTGTTAAGAAAACAATTACATTTGGAAGCTGACGCAAATCAAAATAAATGTAGGCTATAGAGAATGAGAGAATACAGCCACATAAAACTAAATTTACTTAGAACTAAGTAAATTAACTTATATTTTAAGGTATATTTAAATGTATATTTTATTAAAGTATGAGTATGTTTTATGTGGCTATTGTTGTGGAAAAAATTAAGGAATACACTGATAGTTTTGCCTTAGTTTCTACAAATAAAAAAGCATTTATATTGATAATTAAAGAGTATTTTGTTTTCTTTAAATATGGTAAGGAGGCGGGGAGGTACAAGTTAAGCAAAAAAGTTCTTTAAGAAAGGGTAAAGTGGATTGGGGCACAGTAATTTTAGAGAAAGTCAGATATATGAATAAATTATAAAATGGCTTAATCGAATGCTTGAAAATAATTAATACAAAAAATAATAATACTGTGTAGTTCGAAAGGGGAAAAATAATATGACAATTTTTTTAGCAGAATTAGTAGGTACATTATTACTTATCTTGTTGGGAGATGGCGTTGTTGCAAATGTGGTATTAAAGAATTCAAAAGGATACGGCTCAGGATGGATGGTAATAACAACAGGATGGGCATTTGCAGTAGCAGTTCCAGCATTAATTTTTGGAAGTTATAGTGGAGCTCATTTTAATCCAGCGCTTACAATTGCACTTGCTACAATAGGAAAAGTGGCTTGGGCTCAAGTTCCTATCTATTTAGCAGGACAATTTGTTGGGGGCTTTTTAGGAGCTGTGCTAGTATTTATTTTTAATTATGATCATTTTAAATGTACTGATAGTCAAGGCGATAAACTTGCCGTATTTTGTACTGGACCAGCTATAAGAAATACAGGAATTAATTTTATATGTGAAGTTATAGGAACATTTGTATTAGTATTTGGGATTTTAGGAATTGGTGCACAAAACTTAACTAATGGAATAGGAACATTGTTTGTAGGGTTCCTTATTTGGGCAATTGGTTTAAGTTTAGGAGGAACAACAGGATATGCAATAAATCCAGCTAGAGATTTAGCACCAAGAATTGCACATGCAGTATTACCTATACCAGGAAAAGGAGATTCAGACTGGGGATATTCATGGATTCCAGTAATTGCTCCAATAATAGGTGCTGTTTTAGGTGCAGTATGTTATACAATGATTATGTAATTTATAAAGCACATAGTTTTAATAATTAAGTAAAAGATAAATGTATGATAAAAGCTCTATATTTTAGAAAAAATATTCTAAATGTTATATCTTGATAGATAAAAAAATTAAGTGTTTACTAGATTTTATAATATTTAGGAGTTAAGTTTGACACTAGATAATAATTATGTAATACTAAAATGTAAAGAAAACAATTACATAGGAGTACGTATGAATATTAAAGACTTGTTAGAAAAAAATCCAGTTATAGCAGCAGTAAAAAATGAAGAACAATTAGAATTAGCAGTAAATTCAGAGGCTGAAATTATATTTGTTTTATTTGGAGATGTAATGAATGTGAAAGAGATAAGTAATGTTATAGCATCTAAGAATAAAATAGGAATAATTCATATAGATTTGGTTGAAGGATTTACGAATAAAGAAGTAGTAATAAGATATATAAAAGAAGAAACAAAATTTAGTGGAATAATTAGCACAAAACCACAAGTGGTAAAACTTGCTAAGAAGTACAATTTATTAGGTGTTCAAAGAGTGTTTGTATTTGATACGCTCTCACTAAATAATGTTAAAAATCATATGATTTCTGAATGTGATGCAGTAGAAGTATTACCTGGAATAATTCCTAAAGTACTTGGTATTATTGCAGATCATTGTAATAAGCCAGTTGTAGCTGGAGGATTAATTGAAACTAAAGAAGAGGTAATACAAGCTTTAAATTCAGGAGCTACCTGTGTATCTACAACTAAAAAGGAAATTTGGGAAATGTAGGCTATAGAGAATTAGAGAATAGAGCCACATAAAACTAAATTTATTTAGAAAACAGTTTGTTTAACTAAGTGAATTTTAAATTTGTACATGGTAATGGATGAAAAATATACTATTGCTATTGTATGAGTGAAGGTTTTATGTGGCTATAATTTTGGAAATTTATAATTTGAAAAATATATTAAGTAGAAAGAAGGGCATTTTAATGAAAAAATATGTTATAGCACTAGATCAAGGAACTACAAGTTCAAGAGCAATAGTTTTTGATAAAGATCAAAATATATTAGGGGTAAGTCAAAAGGAATTCACTCAAATTTATCCTAAACAAGGCTGGGTAGAACACAATCCGTTAGAAATATGGGCAAGCCAATATGGTGTATTGCAAGAAGTTATGGCTAAAACAAGTGTTAATCAAGATGAAATAGCAGCAATAGGAATTACAAATCAAAGAGAAACAACAATAGTTTGGGATAGAAATACTGGGGAACCTGTATATAATGCAATAGTATGGCAATGTAGAAGAACTGCTGCTATAGTAGAAGAACTTAAAAAGGATGAAGAATTCAATACTTATGTAAAAGAAAATACAGGATTATTATTAGATGCATATTTTTCAGGAACTAAGATTAAATGGATTTTAGACAATGTTGAAGGCGCTAGAGAAAGAGCTGAAAAAGGTGAATTATTATTTGGTACAGTTGATACTTGGCTTGTTTGGAAGCTTACAAATGGTAAAGTTCATGTAACTGACTATACAAATGCATCTAGAACAATGCTTTATAATATAAAAGAATTAAAATGGGACGAAAAAATATTAGAAAAGCTTAATATTCCAAAATCAATGTTACCAGAAGTTAAGAATTCTTCAGAAGTTTATGGATATACAAATCTTGGTGGAACAGGTGGAGTTAGAGTTCCTATAGCTGGTATGGCAGGAGATCAACAATGTGCTCTATTTGGACAAACTTGTTTTGAAGAAGGAAGCGTTAAAAATACCTATGGAACAGGTTGCTTCTTACTTATGAATACAGGAGAAAAGATGATCCAAAGTAAAAATGGATTAGTAACTACTATTGCAATTGGTTTAGATGGAAAGGTTCAATATGCGTTAGAAGGTTCAGTATTTGTTGGGGGAGCTGTTATCCAATGGATTAGAGATGAACTTAGATTAGTTAACGATGCAGCAGATACAGAATACTTTGCTCAAAAAGTAGAAGATAATGGTGGAGTATATGTTGTTCCAGCCTTTACTGGACTTGGTGCTCCATATTGGGATATGTATGCAAGAGGCGCTATTTTAGGATTAACAAGAGGAGCTAATAGAAATCATATAATTAGAGCAGCTCTTGAATCTATTGCATATCAATCAAGAGATCTTATAGATGCAATGCAGGAAGATTCAGGATGTAAGCTTACAAGACTTAAAGTTGATGGAGGCGCTAGTAGAAATAATTTATTAATGCAATTCCAAGCAGATATTACAGGGGCAGAAGTTGTAAGACCTATAATAACTGAAACAACAGCTCTTGGTGCAGCATATTTAGCAGGTCTTGCAGTAGGTTTCTGGGAATCAAAAGAAGA
The window above is part of the Clostridium saccharoperbutylacetonicum N1-4(HMT) genome. Proteins encoded here:
- a CDS encoding DUF421 domain-containing protein yields the protein MFVISIRTAILYLLVVLTMRLMGKRQIGELQPYEFVITIMISDLASLPMQDTRLPLLLGIIPIITLLFLKTILTQIVLKFQSTRKFVDGEPCILINKGKINYSTLKKQQLNIDELLEELRLANYFNLDEIQYAILENDGQISILPMNYNSTKKTISNSENTSKNTEAKLPKVLISDGKINKNSLTCMDKDEKWILNLLEKHNISSIKHVLIALYDTEGKFKYQLFDKYEKEYMK
- a CDS encoding nucleoside kinase, giving the protein MDNKNGLNFKDYTIKAEKGLTFYELIISNCKDRIDEVAICKLNGKYHELTEIIEDDGEVELIGFDTELGIKIYTRTLQFIFIKAALDLFPDSKITIQHSISGAVYGEVNKEAPLSKGDIDKIKVKMQELISRNVPIKSIRTSKEEAIKIFEKYNMYDKVKLLKYYDIKYVHLYELEGRYDYFYGHMGYSTSIIKLFDVFKYESGFILQRPKRRNLSELAEFVEQKSLTKIFIETERWLNILGIEDVGSLNERILNNELINIIMVSEGLHEKKIANIADEILNRKDVKIILIAGPSSSGKTTFANRLSVQLRVNGLIPMPLSLDNYFVNRVDTPKDENGEYDFETIDALDLKLLNENLEALMSGEEVELPIYNFKKGEKEWNGYKVKLPKNGVLLLEGIHGLNPKLISNKLNSNVFKIYISALTQLNIDNHNRISTTDVRKVRRIVRDSLSRGYDAESTLKMWDSIKRGERKNIFVYQEEADVAFNSTLVYELGVLKPYALKELNKITEESPVYSEAIRLKAFLSFFNEIDIEEVPKNSLLREFIGGSIFYEY
- a CDS encoding MIP/aquaporin family protein, encoding MTIFLAELVGTLLLILLGDGVVANVVLKNSKGYGSGWMVITTGWAFAVAVPALIFGSYSGAHFNPALTIALATIGKVAWAQVPIYLAGQFVGGFLGAVLVFIFNYDHFKCTDSQGDKLAVFCTGPAIRNTGINFICEVIGTFVLVFGILGIGAQNLTNGIGTLFVGFLIWAIGLSLGGTTGYAINPARDLAPRIAHAVLPIPGKGDSDWGYSWIPVIAPIIGAVLGAVCYTMIM
- a CDS encoding glycerol-3-phosphate responsive antiterminator — protein: MNIKDLLEKNPVIAAVKNEEQLELAVNSEAEIIFVLFGDVMNVKEISNVIASKNKIGIIHIDLVEGFTNKEVVIRYIKEETKFSGIISTKPQVVKLAKKYNLLGVQRVFVFDTLSLNNVKNHMISECDAVEVLPGIIPKVLGIIADHCNKPVVAGGLIETKEEVIQALNSGATCVSTTKKEIWEM
- the glpK gene encoding glycerol kinase GlpK, yielding MKKYVIALDQGTTSSRAIVFDKDQNILGVSQKEFTQIYPKQGWVEHNPLEIWASQYGVLQEVMAKTSVNQDEIAAIGITNQRETTIVWDRNTGEPVYNAIVWQCRRTAAIVEELKKDEEFNTYVKENTGLLLDAYFSGTKIKWILDNVEGARERAEKGELLFGTVDTWLVWKLTNGKVHVTDYTNASRTMLYNIKELKWDEKILEKLNIPKSMLPEVKNSSEVYGYTNLGGTGGVRVPIAGMAGDQQCALFGQTCFEEGSVKNTYGTGCFLLMNTGEKMIQSKNGLVTTIAIGLDGKVQYALEGSVFVGGAVIQWIRDELRLVNDAADTEYFAQKVEDNGGVYVVPAFTGLGAPYWDMYARGAILGLTRGANRNHIIRAALESIAYQSRDLIDAMQEDSGCKLTRLKVDGGASRNNLLMQFQADITGAEVVRPIITETTALGAAYLAGLAVGFWESKEEIAEKWAVSQAYTPNLEEEKKEKLYKGWKKAVKRAEGWEEE